In the bacterium genome, TAATGGATAGGACCAGACAACTGTCTTCCCATCTTCTTGAATGGTCCCATTCGTATCAGGAGCAGGGAGCGCTTTTCCCGGCAGTTTCACTTTGAAAGTGAATTTGGCGTTGCCCAGCATGGCAGAGGCCATCTGGTCTCCCATCGGATTGTCTTCCGACTGTTTCTTATCTCCTTCCAATGTCTGCTGAAAGGTGACCTTTTTATCCTCTTCAATCCATTGAAACTTCATCTTCTCAAATGGTTTCGTCTGGTTGAGATCTGTCAGTTTCTTAAATGAAATGTGAACATAATAGTGCTGCTGATCCCCTTCTGTTTTTGATTCCACTTTTTCCACTGTTACACCAGGCGCCTGCATATCAGTGCGGATTTCTGCTTCTTTAAACTTAAAAGGCATTTCATCCTTCTTATCTGTTTGCGCATCCTGCCCCATTTCCATCATCGCGTGAAGTTGTTGGGGAATGCTGTAATGCATCAACATCTTTCCGGATCCGTCTGCATTCAATTCAATATTTTCTTCATAGTTGATACACCCGGCCACAAGAACAACAAGAACGAGAAGACAAAATACTTTTAGTTTTTTCAAAGTAGACTCCCTACCAGCCTTTTTCCCTGATGATTTCCAAAGCGGCGAGTCTTCCCGGTCCACCCATGACTCCGCCACCGGGGTGCACTCCCGAGCCACACATGTAGAAATTCTTAATCGGTGTCCGGTACTGGGCCCAACCGGCCACAGGACGTAACATGAAAAGCTGATCCAACGACAGTTCTCCCTGGAAAATATTCCCCTCTGTCAAACCGAATTTTTGCTCGATGTCCCAGGGAGACAAAACCTGCCTGTGCAAAATGGCGTCTTTCAAGTTTGGCGCGTACTCAGAAAGCGTATTCACCACCGCATCACCAAAGTCTTCACGTGCCTCTTCCCAGGTTCGACCTTTTAAGTCGTAGGGAGCGTATTGGACAAAGATTGACATCACATGCCTTCCCGGTGGCGCCATGCCGGGATCAATCATGGAAGGGATCACAATGTCCATGTATGGTTTTTGCGAAAAATTACCGTACTTTGCGTCGTCGTACGCTCGTTCAAGATAATCTATGTCCGGACTGATCGAGAATGCGCCGCGAAGATGCGGTCCGTCCCCTGGCAAACAGGTGAAATTGGGCAGCTCAGAAAGAGAAAGGTTTACCTTTCCGGATGATCCTCTAATTTTGTAGTTGTGGATTTTCCGCAAAAAGTCCTCATCCAGAATCCCCGGTTCGACGAGCTTCAAAAATGTCCGTTTGGGATCAAGGCTGGAGGCAATGACATCGGCATAGACTTCGTCTCCGTTTTCGAACGCGACCCCTTTTGCGCGGCCATCTTTCACGATGATTTGAGCTACCGGCGCCTCGAGGCGAATCTCAGCTCCAAAATGCTCCGCGGCGCGGGCGCACGCATCACTCACGCCGCCCATTCCGCCACGCTGAAATCCCCAGGCGCGAAAGTTTCCATCAATTTCGCCCATGTAATGATGAAGAAGCACGTACGCAGTTCCGGGCGATCTTGGTCCGAGAAATGTTCCGATGATTCCGCTTGCGGACATGGTCGCTTTCAGTACCTGGCTTTCAAACCATTCGTCCAGAAAATCTGCTGAGCTCATGGTCATGAGCTTGTGCATCAGATAAAAGTATTTTCCGCCGAACTGGCGGAATGATTTTCCCATTTCTGAAACAGCCGAGAGACCGTTCAACGACATGATGCGAGGAGGAACCATTCCAAGAATTGGTTTCACCATCATGGCCATGTGATACATCAATTTCCCGAACTGGTCATAAGCTTCGGCGTCAGCGATGGAATGCCGCATGATTTCCTGACGGGTTTTTGCATGATCGGCCCACCGTGCCAGGTAGTTGCCGTCAGGCAAGGGTGTTACGGTGCTTTCGAGCGGAAGAATCTCGAGACCAAATCGAGGCAAATCGAGCTCTCGTATCACTTCGGGGCGTAAAAGAGAAACAACATAGGACGCCACGGTGTACTTGAATCCCGGAAAAACTTCTTCCGTGACCGCAGCCCCGCCAACCAGATGCCGCCGCTCCAGCACAAGAACTTTTCGTCCTGTTTTGCCAAGATAAGCAGCGGTAATCAAGCCGTTGTGGCCCGCACCGATAACGATAGCGTCGTATTTCTGTTGTTTCATCCGCTTCATTGTAATCGAGCAATGAATAATCATCAATCTCTTGCAAGTTCAATGATTTGTTGCAACAATATGCCCTATGCCGGATCCGACTCCTTTTTATCCGAGAACGTCGAAGCTTTGCAAAAGCATGATGTGGCGCTACTGGGGTGAGTACTTTGTACCGAGTTCCTATGAGGTCCATCATGATGTGGAGTATTACGCAATTCGCAATTCTGCCGCTCTCATCGACATCACTCCCCTGTACAAATACGACGTAACGGGGCCGGATGCGGCCAAACTTGTGGATCGTGTCATCACGCGCGATGTCAAGAAATGTAAAGTCGGGCAGGTCTACTATTCTACGTGGTGTGATGAAGATGGAATGACGATGCAAGATGGCACCATCTTCCGCATCGGTCCCGATTATTTTCGATTTAATGCTGCTGATCCGACTTATCGCTGGTTGCAAATCAACGCCGTTGGAATGAACGTGCAGATTACGGATGTTACACACAAGAACGCGGCGCTCGCGTTGCAAGGGCCATTGTCCCGCGAGATCCTGAAGCAGGTGATGCACAGTCCGATTGAAGAGCTGAAATTTTTCCGCCTGAGTGAAGAAATTATTGAAGGAATTCCGGTCATTCTGTCGCGAACCGGTTATACGGGAGATCTTGGCTACGAAATCTTTGTGCCGGTGGAGGAGGCGGTTCAACTTTATGATGTCCTGATGAGCGTTGGAAAAGCTTACGGCATCACACCAGCCGGCAACCTTGCGCTCGACATCGCGCGCATTGAAGCGGGCTTCGTGCTGATTGAAGTCGATTACGTCAGCTCGGAAAAAGCGATCATAGATTCGCAACGATACACGCCATACGAAATCAGTTTAGGCTGGACCGTTAACCTGGATAAAGGTCCGTTTGTTGGCAAAAAGAAACTAATGGAAGCGAAGCAAAAAGGACCTGCCAGAGAAATTGTAGGTTTGGAAATCCGCTGGGATGATCTCGAAAAAGCATTCATGCAAGATGGTTTGCCGCCACAGCTTCCCTCTGCTGCCTGGCGCGGCGGAATTCCCGTTTACAACGGTGAACACCAGATTGGAAAAGCGACCAGCGGATGCTGGTCTCCTGTGCTCAAGAAATACATCGTGCTTTCAACGCTCGAATCCGCGTATGCCAAACCGGGAACTTCTGTGCAAATGGAATTGACGGTTGAATACCAGCGCAAGAAAGTGATGGCAGATGTTGTGAAAATCCCCTTCTTTAACCCCGAACGCAAGAGAACTTAATCAAAGTAGCGCGGACGTCCCGTCTGCGTAAGCTCGCAGGCGAGATGCCCGAGCTACCATGGATCAATCCTCT is a window encoding:
- a CDS encoding NAD(P)/FAD-dependent oxidoreductase, whose amino-acid sequence is MKQQKYDAIVIGAGHNGLITAAYLGKTGRKVLVLERRHLVGGAAVTEEVFPGFKYTVASYVVSLLRPEVIRELDLPRFGLEILPLESTVTPLPDGNYLARWADHAKTRQEIMRHSIADAEAYDQFGKLMYHMAMMVKPILGMVPPRIMSLNGLSAVSEMGKSFRQFGGKYFYLMHKLMTMSSADFLDEWFESQVLKATMSASGIIGTFLGPRSPGTAYVLLHHYMGEIDGNFRAWGFQRGGMGGVSDACARAAEHFGAEIRLEAPVAQIIVKDGRAKGVAFENGDEVYADVIASSLDPKRTFLKLVEPGILDEDFLRKIHNYKIRGSSGKVNLSLSELPNFTCLPGDGPHLRGAFSISPDIDYLERAYDDAKYGNFSQKPYMDIVIPSMIDPGMAPPGRHVMSIFVQYAPYDLKGRTWEEAREDFGDAVVNTLSEYAPNLKDAILHRQVLSPWDIEQKFGLTEGNIFQGELSLDQLFMLRPVAGWAQYRTPIKNFYMCGSGVHPGGGVMGGPGRLAALEIIREKGW
- a CDS encoding aminomethyltransferase family protein, which encodes MPDPTPFYPRTSKLCKSMMWRYWGEYFVPSSYEVHHDVEYYAIRNSAALIDITPLYKYDVTGPDAAKLVDRVITRDVKKCKVGQVYYSTWCDEDGMTMQDGTIFRIGPDYFRFNAADPTYRWLQINAVGMNVQITDVTHKNAALALQGPLSREILKQVMHSPIEELKFFRLSEEIIEGIPVILSRTGYTGDLGYEIFVPVEEAVQLYDVLMSVGKAYGITPAGNLALDIARIEAGFVLIEVDYVSSEKAIIDSQRYTPYEISLGWTVNLDKGPFVGKKKLMEAKQKGPAREIVGLEIRWDDLEKAFMQDGLPPQLPSAAWRGGIPVYNGEHQIGKATSGCWSPVLKKYIVLSTLESAYAKPGTSVQMELTVEYQRKKVMADVVKIPFFNPERKRT